A genome region from Chthonomonas sp. includes the following:
- a CDS encoding MFS transporter, with amino-acid sequence MSDLFSRPQGPRWLALAGYSSFLAIGGIAGMYGPMRTPLEKRFGVELGDTALMVQLHFVGAVLGLLVLPALMRRIPATPLMVLGCLLFSLASLALGFAPAWGMVLVAAFCLGLSFGLIDLGENALFSFKFAARRGLMLNLLNGMFAIGSVLAPFALAQIGRYPVVLAGLAALASFALVSHFLVGPTTLPHTEESSGKVSGGAVVPAFVAMYFCYVMVEVGVGAGFAKLLEAKGFTTEQAALWSAGFWGGLVISRFAYAAVADRLPARKSLTVIAMAAVAAMLLCYLPGLLPWGVVLAGFALGPFFPVGLDWLGHVRPNNSRVMSFVITGGCVGGIVGPKLVEAVAASQPGQFLTGFMLLAALLLAAVITAQLLVAHPVEAAGEN; translated from the coding sequence TTGAGCGATCTCTTTTCTCGGCCGCAAGGTCCCCGTTGGTTGGCGCTGGCCGGATACAGCTCGTTCCTTGCGATCGGCGGCATCGCGGGAATGTACGGTCCGATGCGCACTCCGCTCGAAAAGCGCTTTGGAGTGGAGCTCGGCGACACCGCCCTGATGGTGCAGTTGCACTTCGTGGGTGCCGTGCTGGGGTTGCTTGTGTTGCCCGCGCTCATGCGCCGCATCCCGGCCACTCCGCTGATGGTGCTCGGGTGCTTACTGTTTAGCTTGGCCAGCTTGGCGCTGGGGTTTGCTCCGGCGTGGGGCATGGTGCTGGTCGCGGCATTTTGTTTGGGGCTGAGCTTCGGGCTGATTGACCTCGGCGAGAACGCATTGTTCTCCTTCAAGTTTGCGGCCCGGCGCGGCCTGATGCTCAACCTGTTAAACGGCATGTTTGCCATCGGCTCGGTGCTCGCGCCGTTTGCCTTAGCGCAGATCGGTCGCTACCCGGTCGTGCTCGCCGGGCTTGCCGCTCTGGCCTCCTTTGCCCTGGTCAGCCATTTTCTCGTCGGGCCGACGACGTTGCCCCATACCGAGGAATCGAGTGGCAAAGTTTCGGGCGGAGCCGTGGTCCCCGCGTTTGTGGCCATGTACTTTTGTTACGTCATGGTCGAGGTCGGTGTCGGCGCGGGGTTTGCTAAGCTCCTCGAAGCCAAAGGATTTACGACCGAGCAAGCCGCGTTGTGGTCGGCAGGATTTTGGGGAGGACTGGTCATCTCGCGCTTTGCCTACGCCGCGGTTGCCGACCGACTTCCCGCACGCAAAAGCCTCACCGTCATCGCCATGGCCGCGGTCGCGGCCATGCTGCTCTGCTACCTTCCGGGGCTTTTGCCTTGGGGAGTGGTTCTTGCCGGATTTGCACTCGGGCCTTTCTTCCCCGTCGGCCTCGATTGGCTCGGCCACGTGCGCCCGAACAATAGCCGCGTGATGAGCTTTGTCATCACCGGCGGATGCGTGGGCGGAATCGTCGGCCCTAAGCTGGTCGAAGCGGTCGCCGCGAGCCAGCCGGGCCAGTTCCTCACCGGCTTCATGCTGCTCGCGGCGCTACTGCTGGCGGCGGTGATTACCGCCCAGTTGCTAGTCGCCCACCCCGTCGAAGCCGCTGGCGAGAATTGA
- a CDS encoding thioredoxin family protein, whose translation MNKFAVTGIAVIAIAVIAGFAAAPSLSDVVGKIHAQEALTVTLSATPMGGSPSVTEFAFAKPNKARIDNEDQTIVADGNNMTVYMKKMKKYYTKPQSEKALSMLLTADEMRMWTAFFNKNAFNGFTSKAGATVNRKGKKLNEISIVLDAQKGRTLTLMVDPATNFPAVQVVAVKGKDNLTTIIETTSIASSADASAFVFKAPKGADEVAEADLIAVKWYSFDEALAMAKTLDRKVYVHFTADWCGWCRKLENESYGTEEFKNVAKNFVLCQVDTDKEPEIAQRYGVGGIPDLRVLDKEGNELAKMVGYRPTAQLISELEKFK comes from the coding sequence ATGAACAAATTTGCAGTAACAGGTATCGCCGTCATCGCAATCGCGGTGATCGCTGGCTTCGCCGCCGCGCCCAGTCTCAGCGACGTGGTCGGCAAAATTCACGCTCAAGAAGCACTGACCGTCACGCTCTCGGCCACGCCGATGGGCGGCTCGCCCAGCGTCACCGAGTTCGCCTTCGCCAAGCCGAACAAGGCGCGTATCGATAACGAAGATCAAACGATCGTCGCCGATGGCAACAACATGACGGTGTACATGAAGAAGATGAAGAAGTACTACACCAAGCCGCAAAGCGAAAAGGCTCTGAGCATGCTGCTCACCGCCGACGAAATGCGCATGTGGACGGCCTTCTTCAACAAGAACGCATTCAACGGGTTTACAAGCAAGGCGGGCGCAACCGTCAACCGCAAGGGCAAGAAGCTCAACGAAATCTCGATCGTGCTTGACGCGCAAAAGGGTCGCACCCTGACTCTGATGGTGGACCCGGCGACCAACTTCCCGGCCGTGCAAGTCGTCGCCGTGAAGGGCAAGGACAACCTGACCACGATTATCGAAACGACTTCGATTGCATCGAGCGCTGATGCCTCGGCATTCGTGTTCAAGGCTCCCAAGGGTGCCGATGAAGTGGCCGAAGCCGATCTCATCGCCGTCAAGTGGTACAGCTTCGACGAAGCTCTGGCGATGGCCAAGACCCTCGATCGCAAGGTCTACGTGCACTTCACCGCCGATTGGTGTGGCTGGTGTCGCAAGCTCGAAAACGAGTCCTACGGTACGGAAGAGTTCAAGAACGTGGCGAAGAACTTCGTCCTTTGCCAAGTCGATACGGACAAGGAACCGGAAATCGCGCAGCGCTATGGCGTCGGCGGCATTCCCGACCTGCGTGTGCTAGACAAGGAAGGCAACGAGCTCGCCAAGATGGTGGGTTACCGCCCGACCGCGCAGCTGATCTCGGAGCTCGAAAAGTTCAAGTAA
- a CDS encoding glycosyltransferase family 39 protein: protein MRANSLLFFILVAFFALASWTATTTPYRQSGFLFNQRMTPSSEIGNPDERQHANYIRHLRTEGTIPVLRPGTPDFGETYQSHQPPTYYLLATGWAKLSGADPELASGKRIRYLNVVVGVITLLGVFFVGRWGLERDDIGAAAAMFVGLNPMFIALNSAITNDALLYCFCTWGFAWCLRLIKPDSTLRDAAIVAVLAALAILTKMSGVLMIPVAMLAVFMRPTKDIKVMTQMFSIVVFGSMLLAGWWLLRNNSLYGDPLGLKIFKEAFAGSPKSMEMAAVLGPRDFWVDMFGWWTARSFFGAMGSMDIFYGHQVYRLLFAGALLLVVGTLMFRRDGNEVPKSYRMLAWAFALFVLAQYLQFNLTYFQAQSRYLFPAISVFGTLFAIGLAGWTKAKFLPVAMGLAVLLVGANIWSGVYVQHEFERRISGQR from the coding sequence ATGCGCGCCAACTCGCTTCTCTTTTTCATTCTTGTTGCATTCTTTGCCTTGGCGAGTTGGACCGCGACCACCACTCCCTACCGCCAGAGCGGCTTCTTGTTCAACCAACGAATGACGCCGTCGAGCGAAATCGGCAACCCCGACGAGCGGCAGCACGCCAACTACATTCGGCACCTCCGCACCGAGGGGACCATCCCCGTGCTGCGACCCGGCACGCCCGACTTTGGCGAAACCTACCAAAGTCACCAACCGCCAACCTACTACCTTCTGGCCACGGGCTGGGCGAAGCTTTCCGGTGCGGACCCCGAACTTGCGAGCGGGAAGCGCATTCGTTATCTCAACGTGGTCGTCGGCGTCATCACCCTCCTCGGCGTGTTTTTCGTGGGTCGCTGGGGATTGGAGCGCGACGACATCGGCGCGGCCGCGGCCATGTTTGTGGGGCTCAACCCCATGTTCATTGCGCTGAACTCGGCGATCACCAACGACGCGCTCCTTTACTGCTTCTGCACGTGGGGCTTCGCGTGGTGTCTGCGGCTGATTAAGCCTGATTCCACGTTGCGAGATGCGGCGATCGTCGCCGTGCTCGCAGCCCTGGCGATCCTCACCAAAATGAGCGGCGTGCTCATGATTCCGGTCGCGATGCTGGCCGTGTTCATGCGTCCGACCAAGGACATCAAGGTCATGACCCAGATGTTCAGCATCGTCGTGTTCGGCTCGATGCTGCTCGCCGGGTGGTGGCTTCTGCGCAACAACTCGCTCTACGGCGACCCGCTCGGCCTGAAGATTTTCAAGGAAGCCTTCGCGGGCAGTCCCAAGTCCATGGAAATGGCGGCCGTCCTTGGTCCGCGAGACTTTTGGGTGGACATGTTTGGCTGGTGGACGGCCCGCTCGTTCTTCGGCGCGATGGGCAGCATGGACATCTTTTACGGCCACCAGGTGTACCGACTGCTTTTTGCGGGCGCGCTGCTGCTGGTTGTGGGCACCCTGATGTTTCGCCGCGACGGCAACGAAGTGCCGAAGTCGTACCGCATGCTCGCCTGGGCATTTGCCTTGTTCGTGCTGGCGCAGTACTTGCAGTTCAATCTCACGTACTTCCAGGCGCAAAGTCGCTATCTCTTCCCCGCGATCTCGGTGTTCGGGACCCTCTTTGCGATTGGTCTGGCCGGGTGGACCAAAGCCAAGTTCCTGCCCGTCGCGATGGGTCTGGCGGTGTTGCTCGTCGGGGCGAACATCTGGAGCGGCGTGTACGTCCAGCACGAATTCGAACGGCGCATCTCCGGGCAGCGTTGA
- a CDS encoding sigma-70 family RNA polymerase sigma factor — MISLRIDTAESWAYDEDIRLVERFLAGDESAFHQIYTRFYGKVHHIAQGVLLDAEEAADATQEIFTLVYRNLGRFDKRSRLSTWIYRIAVNRSIQHGRASRFRYRFVELDHAQHLAGENGHAMSDPVVAQAMSQLSPSDRAILLLFYWDDLSLSEIAESLGCNENAAKTRLFRARERFRKLYEEMDA, encoded by the coding sequence TTGATCAGCTTGAGAATTGACACCGCCGAATCTTGGGCCTACGACGAGGACATCCGCCTCGTGGAGCGTTTCTTGGCGGGTGACGAATCGGCGTTTCACCAGATCTACACGCGATTTTACGGCAAGGTTCATCACATCGCGCAGGGCGTCCTTCTCGACGCTGAGGAAGCCGCCGACGCGACCCAGGAAATTTTCACGCTGGTCTACCGAAATCTGGGCCGCTTCGACAAGCGCAGCCGCCTGAGCACCTGGATCTATCGAATTGCGGTGAACCGCAGCATTCAGCACGGGCGCGCGTCGAGGTTCCGCTACCGATTCGTCGAGCTCGATCACGCTCAGCATCTGGCCGGCGAAAACGGCCATGCGATGTCCGACCCGGTCGTCGCCCAGGCGATGAGTCAACTATCGCCCTCCGACCGCGCTATTCTGCTTCTGTTTTATTGGGACGACCTGAGCCTGTCCGAGATCGCCGAGAGCCTCGGCTGCAACGAGAACGCGGCGAAGACTCGCCTGTTCCGCGCTCGCGAACGGTTCCGCAAACTCTACGAGGAGATGGACGCATGA
- a CDS encoding sodium/proton-translocating pyrophosphatase: MSPARKVMGRVLATFLALLPTFAFASAEANVKLQFSNTDKLYLYASLAIGLIAIIYGFGLRKKLLALSPGDEKMQEVGAAIKEGALAYLRKQVSTMMIFVFIIGAILFGAYFNKYGPAVSGFLALSFVAGVAASYYAGYIGMKTAVDGNTRTAHAALSSYKLSLETAFKSGAVAGMLTVGLGLIGATAIFLLAGEQAMKLLVGFGFGGSLAALFMRVGGGIFTKAADVGADLVGKVEAGIPEDDPRNPAVIADNVGDNVGDCAGMAADVFESYEVTLVAAIVLGAATAQIFDQQTWMKLILFALVARGIGIVASIVGIASVKGSDDLTSDPLKPIQRGFRLSAVVAALITAAAAFLMMGGQGDKINVGTLRTQQDVRFEELMATKAVQNKVFALKTADFNATKKDGQTGPTIEDVTQDEVISYLVVAEKNGGADKVKWSDITGLKKVIATKTPAMAGDATKVTTPDLWKEYTEARKGKKATEGATALAAYEYEKAANQGMLANNLGADATTARAPDKMTGYTEVSFADKTNPVYNYTVQRPVDNTNPANAAKPEYIALGDLMSGDKGYGTTGKLAFLYLKLGQAPTTPTPRGETPKKDYRYFAWGPIDVDIANKVIDKAKKEQNIDVVVEKTYKAVLMSNTKGQLAFGVGPEVKTGEAFTDLLSLQPAGPGMGLASYYTKSVAEVKAAMENPNPNNPVAMPRTNAIPVAQLIVKEAAWWRFLLCILIGIFMAIVFEKLTDYYVALEGKPVSETAAVSTAGPAPMIIQGFSYGLESSVFSVVAIVISLLAPLFIFPPALYGGPILSFYGIALVGLGLLTTTGYILAMDTFGPISDNAQGVFEMSGAGHSNPEAARAVQLLDAAGNTTKALTKGFAIATAVVAAVALFHSFVEDAMLTGVGMPLEKPEIFLGLLIGGAAPYLFSAFSINAVGRAAFDLINNVRQQFRNDPGIMAGTSKPNYASCVAIVTQAAQRELMGPGILAIFLPLAVAFGFSLGGDVTTIGNVEVNLSGAQALGGFLVGCIVSGQLLAVLLANSGGLWDNSKKLIEDGKYGGKGTDAHKAAVVCDTVGDPFKDTAGPALNPLIKVMNLVALLIAPIVILPLGKPIAGAITVISLLALSYSIWFSKRSSMATGMEDMSS, encoded by the coding sequence ATGAGTCCTGCACGAAAGGTCATGGGACGCGTACTCGCTACGTTTCTCGCCCTTTTGCCCACATTCGCTTTTGCTAGCGCCGAAGCCAATGTGAAGCTGCAGTTCTCGAACACGGACAAACTTTATCTTTACGCTTCTCTGGCGATCGGTTTGATCGCTATCATCTACGGCTTCGGCCTTCGTAAAAAGCTCTTGGCGCTGTCGCCGGGCGACGAAAAGATGCAAGAAGTGGGTGCCGCCATTAAGGAAGGCGCCCTTGCCTACCTCCGCAAGCAGGTTTCGACCATGATGATCTTCGTTTTCATCATCGGTGCCATCCTGTTTGGCGCGTACTTCAACAAGTACGGACCCGCCGTTTCGGGCTTCCTCGCACTCAGCTTTGTCGCGGGTGTGGCCGCCTCGTACTACGCGGGTTACATTGGGATGAAGACTGCCGTTGACGGCAACACCCGAACTGCCCACGCCGCCTTGAGCAGCTACAAACTGTCGCTCGAAACCGCCTTCAAAAGCGGTGCCGTCGCCGGCATGCTCACCGTCGGCCTCGGTCTGATCGGCGCGACCGCCATCTTCCTGCTTGCTGGCGAGCAAGCCATGAAGCTTCTGGTTGGTTTTGGTTTTGGCGGCTCGTTGGCCGCCCTCTTTATGCGCGTTGGCGGTGGGATTTTCACCAAGGCTGCCGACGTGGGCGCGGACCTGGTTGGTAAGGTTGAAGCCGGTATTCCGGAAGACGACCCCCGCAACCCGGCCGTCATCGCCGACAACGTCGGGGATAACGTCGGCGACTGCGCCGGTATGGCCGCTGACGTCTTTGAATCTTACGAAGTTACGCTTGTGGCCGCCATCGTTCTCGGTGCCGCTACGGCTCAAATCTTCGACCAACAAACGTGGATGAAGCTCATCCTGTTCGCCTTGGTTGCCCGTGGTATTGGGATCGTTGCTTCGATCGTCGGCATCGCGAGTGTCAAGGGTTCGGACGACCTCACGAGCGATCCGCTGAAGCCGATTCAACGCGGCTTCCGCCTCAGCGCAGTCGTCGCCGCGCTGATCACCGCCGCTGCTGCCTTCCTTATGATGGGCGGCCAAGGTGACAAGATCAACGTGGGCACGTTGCGCACGCAACAAGACGTTCGCTTTGAAGAGCTGATGGCCACCAAGGCCGTGCAGAACAAGGTGTTCGCGCTTAAAACGGCTGACTTCAACGCCACCAAGAAGGACGGTCAAACCGGTCCGACAATTGAGGACGTGACCCAAGACGAAGTCATTTCGTACTTGGTCGTCGCCGAAAAGAATGGCGGCGCGGATAAAGTCAAGTGGTCTGACATCACCGGCCTTAAGAAGGTCATCGCGACCAAGACTCCGGCCATGGCAGGCGACGCCACCAAGGTCACCACTCCCGACCTGTGGAAGGAGTACACCGAAGCTCGCAAGGGCAAAAAGGCGACCGAAGGCGCAACTGCCCTGGCCGCCTATGAGTACGAAAAAGCGGCCAATCAAGGCATGCTTGCCAACAACCTCGGCGCCGATGCCACCACGGCTCGCGCCCCGGACAAGATGACCGGCTACACGGAAGTCTCGTTCGCGGACAAGACCAACCCGGTCTACAACTACACGGTTCAACGACCGGTTGACAACACGAACCCCGCGAATGCGGCCAAGCCCGAATACATCGCCCTCGGCGATCTGATGTCGGGTGACAAGGGCTACGGCACGACCGGCAAGCTCGCGTTCCTCTACCTCAAGCTCGGCCAAGCGCCGACCACGCCCACCCCGCGCGGCGAAACCCCCAAGAAGGACTATCGCTACTTCGCCTGGGGTCCGATTGACGTTGACATCGCCAACAAGGTGATTGACAAGGCCAAGAAGGAACAAAACATCGACGTCGTCGTTGAGAAGACCTACAAGGCCGTTCTCATGTCGAACACGAAGGGTCAACTGGCCTTTGGGGTTGGACCCGAAGTCAAGACTGGTGAAGCCTTCACCGACCTCCTGAGCCTGCAACCCGCCGGCCCGGGCATGGGTCTGGCGTCGTACTACACCAAGTCGGTGGCCGAAGTGAAGGCCGCCATGGAAAACCCGAATCCGAACAACCCGGTAGCAATGCCGCGCACGAACGCGATTCCGGTGGCCCAACTCATCGTCAAGGAAGCTGCCTGGTGGCGATTCCTCCTGTGTATCCTCATCGGGATCTTCATGGCAATCGTCTTCGAAAAGCTGACGGACTACTATGTTGCTCTCGAAGGCAAACCGGTGAGCGAAACCGCCGCCGTTTCGACGGCCGGTCCCGCGCCGATGATCATCCAAGGCTTCAGCTACGGCCTCGAATCCTCGGTGTTTAGCGTGGTGGCCATCGTCATCTCGCTGCTCGCTCCGCTCTTCATCTTCCCGCCGGCTCTGTACGGTGGTCCGATCCTGAGCTTCTATGGTATCGCGCTGGTGGGTCTTGGCCTGCTGACGACGACTGGTTACATCCTGGCCATGGACACCTTCGGCCCGATCTCGGACAACGCTCAAGGCGTGTTCGAAATGTCGGGTGCGGGTCACAGCAACCCCGAAGCCGCTCGCGCCGTGCAACTGCTCGACGCGGCGGGTAACACCACCAAGGCTCTCACGAAGGGCTTTGCCATCGCCACTGCGGTTGTTGCCGCCGTCGCCCTGTTCCACAGCTTTGTGGAAGACGCGATGCTCACTGGCGTGGGTATGCCGCTTGAAAAGCCCGAGATCTTCCTCGGTCTGCTCATCGGTGGGGCCGCTCCGTACCTCTTCTCCGCGTTCTCAATCAACGCGGTGGGTCGAGCTGCCTTTGACCTCATCAACAACGTGCGACAGCAATTCCGCAACGATCCGGGCATCATGGCCGGAACGAGCAAGCCGAACTACGCAAGCTGCGTCGCCATCGTGACCCAAGCCGCACAACGCGAGTTGATGGGCCCGGGCATCCTCGCGATCTTCCTTCCGCTGGCCGTGGCCTTTGGCTTCAGCCTCGGTGGAGACGTGACGACAATCGGTAACGTTGAGGTCAACCTCAGCGGCGCGCAAGCCCTCGGCGGCTTCCTCGTCGGCTGTATCGTCAGCGGTCAGCTGCTCGCCGTTCTTCTCGCCAACTCGGGCGGTCTCTGGGACAACTCGAAGAAGCTCATCGAAGACGGCAAGTACGGCGGAAAGGGCACCGACGCTCACAAGGCGGCGGTTGTCTGCGACACCGTTGGCGACCCGTTCAAGGATACGGCTGGCCCGGCGCTCAACCCGCTCATCAAGGTCATGAACCTGGTTGCCCTGCTCATCGCCCCGATCGTGATTCTGCCGCTTGGCAAGCCGATCGCTGGCGCGATCACGGTGATCTCGCTCTTGGCTCTGAGCTACTCCATCTGGTTCAGCAAGCGAAGTTCGATGGCGACCGGCATGGAAGATATGTCGAGCTAA
- a CDS encoding PilT/PilU family type 4a pilus ATPase, translating into MSDFNWDNVLKPKDSPGETTETHIDPRTGLPVQRSVQPETKGATPPSAQASEPEAETRNPLDISSFIPKMKYNGPADYDETLKKEEVVEDAPPVLEEFATPVPNAFGPKDDTAPVTEVAEAKSATDSILDAIPTIPVVEKPAPAAAKEPVKEEVKAPPAASAESKNDRAEYSAPAGAETIQKQRAAAFEGQPERPKNSYGDEFDDVRRLLGITSDTPKIGDRHIDEVLHMSQEKKASDIHFTVGLPPLGRIDGELAPLGYQPLTMEDTRRLIYDVLSDEQIEKFERTHELDFGYTVKGLARFRFNVYMQRGSVAGALRAIPNKIPSFDSLALPPVIRDLSKRSSGLILVTGPTGSGKSTTIATMIDDINESRPTHIMTIEDPIEYLHRHKRSMVNQREMHSDTYSFHNALRAILREDPDIILVGELRDLETIEAALTLAETGHLVFGTLHTRNAPSTIDRIVDVFPADQQSQIRVLLGNTLEAVISQQLLPKLGGGRRAAIEIMIGTPAIKNLIREGKTHQMYSILETSKNQGMITMDHSLGELYRSGNCSFDECLMRAVDRETFVRLSKSAA; encoded by the coding sequence ATGTCTGACTTCAATTGGGATAACGTTCTGAAACCGAAGGACTCGCCGGGCGAGACCACCGAAACGCATATTGACCCGCGCACCGGCTTGCCGGTCCAGCGCTCGGTGCAGCCCGAAACCAAGGGCGCAACGCCGCCGTCGGCTCAGGCCAGCGAACCCGAAGCGGAAACGAGGAATCCGCTCGACATCAGCTCGTTCATCCCCAAGATGAAGTACAACGGGCCCGCCGACTACGATGAGACTCTGAAGAAAGAAGAAGTTGTCGAAGACGCTCCGCCCGTGCTGGAAGAATTCGCGACGCCGGTGCCCAACGCGTTTGGTCCGAAGGACGACACCGCCCCGGTGACCGAAGTCGCCGAGGCAAAATCGGCCACCGATTCGATTTTGGACGCGATCCCGACCATTCCGGTGGTGGAGAAACCTGCTCCGGCGGCAGCTAAAGAGCCGGTGAAGGAAGAGGTCAAAGCTCCTCCCGCCGCGTCGGCCGAGAGCAAAAACGACCGCGCCGAGTACAGTGCTCCGGCGGGTGCCGAAACGATTCAGAAGCAACGCGCCGCCGCCTTTGAAGGGCAGCCCGAACGCCCGAAGAATTCTTACGGCGATGAGTTTGATGATGTTCGCCGATTGCTGGGCATCACATCGGACACCCCCAAGATTGGCGACCGCCACATTGACGAGGTGCTGCACATGTCGCAAGAAAAGAAGGCGAGCGACATCCACTTTACGGTCGGTCTGCCGCCTCTGGGCCGGATCGATGGCGAACTGGCGCCGCTGGGTTACCAGCCGCTGACGATGGAAGATACGCGCCGCCTGATCTACGACGTGCTTTCGGATGAGCAGATCGAAAAGTTTGAGCGCACGCACGAACTCGACTTCGGTTACACCGTCAAGGGCCTGGCTCGATTCCGTTTTAACGTGTATATGCAGCGGGGAAGCGTGGCTGGTGCGTTGCGGGCGATCCCAAACAAGATTCCGAGCTTCGATTCGCTGGCATTGCCACCCGTGATTCGCGACCTGAGCAAGCGCAGCTCGGGCCTTATCCTGGTCACCGGACCGACTGGTTCGGGTAAGTCGACGACCATCGCGACGATGATTGACGACATCAACGAGTCGCGTCCGACGCACATCATGACGATTGAAGACCCGATTGAGTACCTTCACCGCCACAAGCGGTCGATGGTGAACCAGCGGGAAATGCACTCGGACACGTACAGCTTCCACAACGCGCTGCGCGCCATTCTTCGCGAAGACCCCGACATCATTCTGGTCGGTGAACTTCGTGACCTCGAAACGATCGAAGCCGCGTTGACGCTGGCTGAAACTGGTCACCTTGTCTTTGGTACGCTGCACACCCGCAACGCGCCGAGCACCATCGACCGGATCGTGGACGTCTTCCCGGCCGACCAGCAGTCGCAGATTCGCGTCTTGCTGGGCAACACGCTGGAAGCCGTTATCTCGCAGCAACTGTTGCCGAAGCTGGGTGGTGGCCGCCGTGCCGCCATCGAGATCATGATCGGAACTCCGGCCATTAAGAACCTGATTCGGGAAGGGAAGACCCACCAGATGTATTCGATTCTTGAAACGTCGAAGAACCAGGGCATGATTACGATGGACCACTCGCTGGGCGAGCTCTATCGCTCGGGCAACTGCTCGTTTGATGAGTGCCTGATGCGCGCCGTGGACCGCGAAACCTTTGTCCGCCTCTCCAAGAGCGCGGCCTAA
- a CDS encoding HDOD domain-containing protein, which translates to MPQVFNQAALAIAGQIAEVSVMPQVVYKIMETITDSDISTGEIEKTISVDPGFSIKVLKMANSASYGLPRPVTTIREAVAFLGTNGIRQIAMAAGVFDMFLGKTDTESMRRRAWWRHSLDSAICARHIGRRFPGKLNVEEAYTCSLLHLLGKTIMDRVDPNNYGLVVGNSSAGGSETEAETQIFGCTHVEVAQAITNQWGLPQDVVDGLNYLTEPTAEVDKPLNPAVVAVSHLMAKHAISGISVSDQTKLMEAYPHWALKLLDLDDLKLQVLVMEGEMAISSAQAAA; encoded by the coding sequence ATGCCTCAAGTCTTTAATCAGGCCGCGCTTGCGATTGCGGGACAAATTGCCGAAGTGTCGGTAATGCCGCAGGTTGTCTACAAAATCATGGAGACAATCACGGATAGCGACATCTCCACCGGAGAAATCGAGAAGACCATCTCGGTGGATCCCGGGTTTTCGATCAAGGTCCTCAAAATGGCCAACAGCGCGAGCTATGGCTTGCCGCGACCGGTCACGACGATCCGCGAGGCAGTGGCGTTTTTGGGCACCAACGGCATTCGGCAGATCGCGATGGCCGCGGGCGTGTTTGACATGTTCTTGGGCAAGACCGACACCGAATCGATGCGCCGCCGCGCTTGGTGGCGACACTCGCTCGACTCGGCCATTTGTGCCCGCCATATCGGGCGCCGCTTCCCGGGCAAGCTCAATGTCGAAGAAGCCTATACCTGCAGCCTTTTGCACCTCCTCGGCAAGACGATCATGGACCGCGTGGACCCGAACAACTACGGGCTCGTGGTCGGCAACAGCAGCGCCGGAGGAAGCGAAACGGAGGCGGAAACGCAGATTTTTGGTTGCACCCACGTGGAGGTCGCTCAGGCGATTACCAACCAGTGGGGCCTGCCGCAGGACGTGGTGGACGGGCTCAACTATTTAACCGAGCCGACCGCCGAAGTGGATAAGCCGCTTAACCCTGCGGTGGTCGCGGTGAGCCATCTCATGGCGAAACACGCGATTTCTGGAATTAGCGTGAGCGACCAAACCAAGCTCATGGAGGCCTATCCGCACTGGGCGCTCAAATTACTCGATCTTGATGACCTGAAGCTTCAGGTCTTGGTGATGGAAGGGGAGATGGCGATCTCGTCTGCGCAAGCCGCAGCCTAA